The following proteins come from a genomic window of Anas platyrhynchos isolate ZD024472 breed Pekin duck chromosome 12, IASCAAS_PekinDuck_T2T, whole genome shotgun sequence:
- the RIPOR1 gene encoding rho family-interacting cell polarization regulator 1 isoform X1, whose protein sequence is MRASPTPPPAAPRRTGDASHHERQAERYRAPAEGLEELSPRSQITWGAGSLRDTKTWPERGRPSRSHSTMSLSARPQRRVLVAKINRSQSFAGVNSTADRPFRNLSPFTPTVSRKTGSRVSRMFSMSHKSPPPKVPQPNRLDEVYEALKKGLTAYLEVHQLELEKLSTQIRESKRNSRLGFLYDLDKQVKSIERFLRRLEFHASKIDELYEAYCIQRRLRDGAHNMVKAYSTGSPGSREARESLAEASKGYKEYTENMCLLESELESQLGEFHVRMKGLAGFARLCAGDQYEIFMKYGRQRWKLRGRIEVNSKQVWDSEEMVFLPLITEFLSIKVTELKSLANHVVVGNVSCETKDLFAALPQVVAVDINDLGTLKLSLEVTWNPFDKDDQPSAASSVNKASTVNKRFSTYNQSPPDTPSLREQAFYNMLRRQEELENGTAWSISSESSDDSSSPQLSGSARHAAKPIVQPEVQASAPAIEISFSQQQEEAGAGGGVPAGPALPGHSEEQGGRKKDPVANGHVPYARTLSHISEASVDASMEAKAAESPWEPSPSPEDHGAGEPDADSLPGASNSVPEGWAGQDSGPEAKPRAVVAWAETCETEAEPVASPAPSPAPAQEVCSSEVPTLAAVLAQAPAEEEPVLTPHVAASPPAVPRVKAVDSGLEEAISLLASALDDYRGQFPELQPLERELKHLEEILLHKQGVFLSRASSISLTVEHALESFSFLNTSDMEDSEGSEEDALQDERRASRARRVSRAPSAGEVGADDTGTCSGSDGSADPMSTGNEFLDKALVLHLHNCNRLLLKLGTFGPLRCHEMYALDRLLREAQVLEIVCQLTEERLEAATSAAGVVQFSTRKDGVLPLWDRCVELPNIYTCPVERFLQVLSAQYAAPVNERNPGLADAVCVKLVEDVLNRRLPRRPGGTQGEQVTIFQYWSHFESLGALVLDTYVMELAEEVLLAQNLNSDDQDVVLRALKRVPEGRLKKEGLKALSLLLVEGNSKVVSAVSAQLRSLAENPRFRQRALVCYLDQLEDEEVQTRVAGCAALGCLKAKESIEQLVYLCQTDKEPVREAAKQSLMLCGEDGKSAHRRLEETLDSLPRIFAPASMASTAF, encoded by the exons ATGAGAGCCAGCCCCACGCCGCCGCCCGCAGCGCCCCGCCGGACGGGGGACGCATCCCACCATGAACGGCAAGCAGAAAGGTACCGAGCGCCCGCCGAGGGCTTGGAGGAGCTTTCACCCCGCTCTCAAATCacctggggagctgggagcctcCGAGACACCAAAACGTGGCCGGAGCGGG GGAGGCCCTCCAGGTCGCACTCGACGATGTCGCTGTCTGCGCGCCCGCAGCGCCGAGTCCTCGTCGCCAAGATCAATAGGAGCCAGTCGTTCGCCGGAGTGAACTCGACAGCCGACCGGCCCTTCAG GAACCTCTCGCCCTTCACGCCCACCGTCTCCCGCAAGACTGGCTCCAGGGTCAGTAGGATGTTCTCAATGTCCCACAAATCCCCGCCACCCAAGGTGCCTCAGCCCAACCGCCTGGACGAGGTGTACGAAGCGCTCAAGAAGGGCTTGAC AGCCTACCTGGAGGTGCACCAGCTGGAACTGGAGAAGCTCAGCACCCAGATCCGTGAGTCCAAGAGGAATTCGCGCTTG gGCTTCCTCTACGATCTGGATAAG CAAGTGAAGTCGATTGAACGCTTTCTGCGTCGCCTGGAGTTTCATGCTAGCAAG ATCGACGAGCTCTACGAAGCCTACTGCATCCAGCGGCGGCTCCGCGATGGGGCCCACAACATGGTCAAGGCTTACAGCACGGGCTCGCCGGGCAGCCGAGAGGCACGCGAGAGCCTGGCTGAGGCCAGCAAAGGCTACAAGGAGTACACGGAG AACATGTGCCTGCTGGAGAGCGAGCTGGAGAGCCAGCTGGGGGAGTTCCACGTCCGGATGAAAG ggctggcaggTTTCGCCCGGCTCTGCGCTGGTGACCAGTACGAG aTCTTCATGAAGTATGGGCGGCAGCGGTGGAAGCTGCGGGGGCGCATCGAGGTGAACAGCAAGCAGGTGTGGGACAGCGAGGAGATGGTTTTCTTGCCTCTCATCACCGAGTTCCTCTCCATCAAG GTGACGGAGCTCAAGAGCCTGGCCAACCACGTGGTGGTGGGCAACGTGTCCTGTGAGACCAAGGACCTCTTCGCGGCTCTCCCCCAAGTGGTGGCTGTGGATATCAATGACTTGGGTACCCTCAAACTCAGCCTGGAGGTGACCTGGAA CCCCTTCGACAAGGATGACCAGCCCTCGGCAGCCAGCAGCGTCAACAAGGCCTCCACGGTGAACAAGCGCTTCTCCACCTACAACCAGAGCCCTCCCGACACGCCGTCCCTGCGGGAGCAGGCTTTCTAC AACATGCTGCGGcgccaggaggagctggagaatGGCACGGCCTGGTCCATCTCCTCCGAGTCCTCGGACGactcctccagcccccagctgtCGGGCAGCGCCCGCCACGCCGCCAAGCCCATCGTGCAGCCCGAGGTGCAGGCCTCGGCCCCTGCCATCGAGATCTCCTTCTCCCAGCAGCAAGAGGAggccggggctggcggcggTGTCCCCGCCGGGCCGGCTCTGCCAGGGCACTCAGAGGAGCAGGGTGGCCGCAAGAAGGACCCAGTGGCCAACGGGCACGTGCCCTACGCCCGGACTCTCAGCCACATCAGTGAAGCCAGCGTGGATGCGAGCATGGAGGCCAAGGCTGCGGAGAGCCCGTGGGAGCCCTCTCCCAGCCCAGAGGACCACGGCGCGGGCGAGCCAGATGCGGACTCCCTCCCTGGCGCCTCAAATTCGGTGCCagagggctgggcagggcaggacaGTGGCCCCGAGGCCAAGCCCCGTGCCGTGGTGGCGTGGGCTGAGACTTGCGAGACGGAGGCCGAGCCGGTGGCAAGCCCGGCACCCAGCCCGGCACCGGCACAGGAGGTTTGCAGCagtgaggtccccacgctggcCGCGGTGCTGGCACAAGCCCCCGCCGAAGAGGAGCCCGTCCTCACCCCACACGTGGCCGCCAGCCCCCCAGCAGTCCCACGGGTGAAGGCCGTGGACTCAGGGCTGGAGGAAGCCATCAGCCTCCTGGCCTCAGCGCTGGATGACTATCGGGGACAgttcccagagctgcagccgCTGGAACGGGAGCTCAAACACCTGGAGGAGATCCTGCTG CACAAGCAGGGTGTGTTCCTCAGCCGGGCCTCGAGCATCAGCCTCACGGTGGAGCACGCTCTGGAGAGCTTCAGCTTCCTCAACACCTCGGACATGGAGGACTCAGAGGGCTCCGAGGAGGATGCTCTCCAGGACGAGAG GAGGGCCAGCAGAGCCCGGCGTGTGAGCAGGGCCCCCAGCGCCGGTGAGGTGGGAGCAGACGACACCGGGACATGCAGTGGCTCCGACGGCAGTGCCGACCCCATGAGCACCGGCAATGAGTTTCTGGATAAGGCCCTGGTGCTTCACCTCCACAACTGCAACCGCCTGCTGCTG AAGCTGGGCACCTTCGGGCCCCTGCGGTGCCACGAGATGTACGCCCTGGACAGGCTGCTGCGGGAGGCGCAGGTGCTGGAGATCGTGTGCCAGCTGACGGAGGAGCGACTGGAAGCAGCCACCTCTGCTGCCGGAG TGGTGCAGTTCTCCACACGGAAGGATGGGGTGCTGCCCCTTTGGGACCGCTGCGTGGAGCTGCCCAACATCTACACCTGCCCCGTGGAGCGGTTCCTGCAGGTGCTCAGCGCCCAGTACGCAGCGCCCGTCAACGAGAGGAACCCGGGACTGGCTGATGCAG TGTGTGTGAAGctggtggaggatgtgctgAACCGGCGGCTGCCCCGGCGGCCCGGCGGCACCCAAGGCGAGCAGGTCACCATCTTCCAGTACTGGAGCCACTTTGAGTCCCTTGGCGCCCTGGTGCTCGACACCTACGTGATGGAGCTGGCGGAGGAAG TGCTGCTGGCGCAGAACCTCAACTCGGACGACCAGGACGTGGTGCTTCGGGCGCTGAAGCGCGTGCCCGAGGGCCGCCTGAAGAAGGAAGGGCTGAAGGCGCTGAGCCTGCTCCTCGTGGAGGGCAACAGCAAGGTGGTGAGCGCCGTGTCGGCCCAGCTCCGCAGCCTGGCAGAAAACCCCCGCTTTCGCCAGCGG GCCCTGGTGTGCtacctggaccagctggaggATGAGGAGGTGCAGACGCGCGTGGCCGGGTGCGCGGCGCTAGGCTGCCTCAAG GCCAAGGAGAGCATCGAGCAGCTGGTTTACCTGTGCCAAACCGACAAGGAGCCCGTGCGGGAGGCAGCCAAGCAGAGCCTGATGCTGTGCG GGGAAGATGGCAAATCAGCCCACCGGcggctggaggagaccctggacaGCCTCCCGAGGATCTTCGCGCCAGCCAGCATGGCCAGTACAGCTTTCTGA
- the RIPOR1 gene encoding rho family-interacting cell polarization regulator 1 isoform X4 produces MNGKQKGRPSRSHSTMSLSARPQRRVLVAKINRSQSFAGVNSTADRPFRNLSPFTPTVSRKTGSRVSRMFSMSHKSPPPKVPQPNRLDEVYEALKKGLTAYLEVHQLELEKLSTQIRESKRNSRLGFLYDLDKQVKSIERFLRRLEFHASKIDELYEAYCIQRRLRDGAHNMVKAYSTGSPGSREARESLAEASKGYKEYTENMCLLESELESQLGEFHVRMKGLAGFARLCAGDQYEIFMKYGRQRWKLRGRIEVNSKQVWDSEEMVFLPLITEFLSIKVTELKSLANHVVVGNVSCETKDLFAALPQVVAVDINDLGTLKLSLEVTWNPFDKDDQPSAASSVNKASTVNKRFSTYNQSPPDTPSLREQAFYNMLRRQEELENGTAWSISSESSDDSSSPQLSGSARHAAKPIVQPEVQASAPAIEISFSQQQEEAGAGGGVPAGPALPGHSEEQGGRKKDPVANGHVPYARTLSHISEASVDASMEAKAAESPWEPSPSPEDHGAGEPDADSLPGASNSVPEGWAGQDSGPEAKPRAVVAWAETCETEAEPVASPAPSPAPAQEVCSSEVPTLAAVLAQAPAEEEPVLTPHVAASPPAVPRVKAVDSGLEEAISLLASALDDYRGQFPELQPLERELKHLEEILLHKQGVFLSRASSISLTVEHALESFSFLNTSDMEDSEGSEEDALQDERRASRARRVSRAPSAGEVGADDTGTCSGSDGSADPMSTGNEFLDKALVLHLHNCNRLLLKLGTFGPLRCHEMYALDRLLREAQVLEIVCQLTEERLEAATSAAGVVQFSTRKDGVLPLWDRCVELPNIYTCPVERFLQVLSAQYAAPVNERNPGLADAVCVKLVEDVLNRRLPRRPGGTQGEQVTIFQYWSHFESLGALVLDTYVMELAEEVLLAQNLNSDDQDVVLRALKRVPEGRLKKEGLKALSLLLVEGNSKVVSAVSAQLRSLAENPRFRQRALVCYLDQLEDEEVQTRVAGCAALGCLKAKESIEQLVYLCQTDKEPVREAAKQSLMLCGEDGKSAHRRLEETLDSLPRIFAPASMASTAF; encoded by the exons ATGAACGGCAAGCAGAAAG GGAGGCCCTCCAGGTCGCACTCGACGATGTCGCTGTCTGCGCGCCCGCAGCGCCGAGTCCTCGTCGCCAAGATCAATAGGAGCCAGTCGTTCGCCGGAGTGAACTCGACAGCCGACCGGCCCTTCAG GAACCTCTCGCCCTTCACGCCCACCGTCTCCCGCAAGACTGGCTCCAGGGTCAGTAGGATGTTCTCAATGTCCCACAAATCCCCGCCACCCAAGGTGCCTCAGCCCAACCGCCTGGACGAGGTGTACGAAGCGCTCAAGAAGGGCTTGAC AGCCTACCTGGAGGTGCACCAGCTGGAACTGGAGAAGCTCAGCACCCAGATCCGTGAGTCCAAGAGGAATTCGCGCTTG gGCTTCCTCTACGATCTGGATAAG CAAGTGAAGTCGATTGAACGCTTTCTGCGTCGCCTGGAGTTTCATGCTAGCAAG ATCGACGAGCTCTACGAAGCCTACTGCATCCAGCGGCGGCTCCGCGATGGGGCCCACAACATGGTCAAGGCTTACAGCACGGGCTCGCCGGGCAGCCGAGAGGCACGCGAGAGCCTGGCTGAGGCCAGCAAAGGCTACAAGGAGTACACGGAG AACATGTGCCTGCTGGAGAGCGAGCTGGAGAGCCAGCTGGGGGAGTTCCACGTCCGGATGAAAG ggctggcaggTTTCGCCCGGCTCTGCGCTGGTGACCAGTACGAG aTCTTCATGAAGTATGGGCGGCAGCGGTGGAAGCTGCGGGGGCGCATCGAGGTGAACAGCAAGCAGGTGTGGGACAGCGAGGAGATGGTTTTCTTGCCTCTCATCACCGAGTTCCTCTCCATCAAG GTGACGGAGCTCAAGAGCCTGGCCAACCACGTGGTGGTGGGCAACGTGTCCTGTGAGACCAAGGACCTCTTCGCGGCTCTCCCCCAAGTGGTGGCTGTGGATATCAATGACTTGGGTACCCTCAAACTCAGCCTGGAGGTGACCTGGAA CCCCTTCGACAAGGATGACCAGCCCTCGGCAGCCAGCAGCGTCAACAAGGCCTCCACGGTGAACAAGCGCTTCTCCACCTACAACCAGAGCCCTCCCGACACGCCGTCCCTGCGGGAGCAGGCTTTCTAC AACATGCTGCGGcgccaggaggagctggagaatGGCACGGCCTGGTCCATCTCCTCCGAGTCCTCGGACGactcctccagcccccagctgtCGGGCAGCGCCCGCCACGCCGCCAAGCCCATCGTGCAGCCCGAGGTGCAGGCCTCGGCCCCTGCCATCGAGATCTCCTTCTCCCAGCAGCAAGAGGAggccggggctggcggcggTGTCCCCGCCGGGCCGGCTCTGCCAGGGCACTCAGAGGAGCAGGGTGGCCGCAAGAAGGACCCAGTGGCCAACGGGCACGTGCCCTACGCCCGGACTCTCAGCCACATCAGTGAAGCCAGCGTGGATGCGAGCATGGAGGCCAAGGCTGCGGAGAGCCCGTGGGAGCCCTCTCCCAGCCCAGAGGACCACGGCGCGGGCGAGCCAGATGCGGACTCCCTCCCTGGCGCCTCAAATTCGGTGCCagagggctgggcagggcaggacaGTGGCCCCGAGGCCAAGCCCCGTGCCGTGGTGGCGTGGGCTGAGACTTGCGAGACGGAGGCCGAGCCGGTGGCAAGCCCGGCACCCAGCCCGGCACCGGCACAGGAGGTTTGCAGCagtgaggtccccacgctggcCGCGGTGCTGGCACAAGCCCCCGCCGAAGAGGAGCCCGTCCTCACCCCACACGTGGCCGCCAGCCCCCCAGCAGTCCCACGGGTGAAGGCCGTGGACTCAGGGCTGGAGGAAGCCATCAGCCTCCTGGCCTCAGCGCTGGATGACTATCGGGGACAgttcccagagctgcagccgCTGGAACGGGAGCTCAAACACCTGGAGGAGATCCTGCTG CACAAGCAGGGTGTGTTCCTCAGCCGGGCCTCGAGCATCAGCCTCACGGTGGAGCACGCTCTGGAGAGCTTCAGCTTCCTCAACACCTCGGACATGGAGGACTCAGAGGGCTCCGAGGAGGATGCTCTCCAGGACGAGAG GAGGGCCAGCAGAGCCCGGCGTGTGAGCAGGGCCCCCAGCGCCGGTGAGGTGGGAGCAGACGACACCGGGACATGCAGTGGCTCCGACGGCAGTGCCGACCCCATGAGCACCGGCAATGAGTTTCTGGATAAGGCCCTGGTGCTTCACCTCCACAACTGCAACCGCCTGCTGCTG AAGCTGGGCACCTTCGGGCCCCTGCGGTGCCACGAGATGTACGCCCTGGACAGGCTGCTGCGGGAGGCGCAGGTGCTGGAGATCGTGTGCCAGCTGACGGAGGAGCGACTGGAAGCAGCCACCTCTGCTGCCGGAG TGGTGCAGTTCTCCACACGGAAGGATGGGGTGCTGCCCCTTTGGGACCGCTGCGTGGAGCTGCCCAACATCTACACCTGCCCCGTGGAGCGGTTCCTGCAGGTGCTCAGCGCCCAGTACGCAGCGCCCGTCAACGAGAGGAACCCGGGACTGGCTGATGCAG TGTGTGTGAAGctggtggaggatgtgctgAACCGGCGGCTGCCCCGGCGGCCCGGCGGCACCCAAGGCGAGCAGGTCACCATCTTCCAGTACTGGAGCCACTTTGAGTCCCTTGGCGCCCTGGTGCTCGACACCTACGTGATGGAGCTGGCGGAGGAAG TGCTGCTGGCGCAGAACCTCAACTCGGACGACCAGGACGTGGTGCTTCGGGCGCTGAAGCGCGTGCCCGAGGGCCGCCTGAAGAAGGAAGGGCTGAAGGCGCTGAGCCTGCTCCTCGTGGAGGGCAACAGCAAGGTGGTGAGCGCCGTGTCGGCCCAGCTCCGCAGCCTGGCAGAAAACCCCCGCTTTCGCCAGCGG GCCCTGGTGTGCtacctggaccagctggaggATGAGGAGGTGCAGACGCGCGTGGCCGGGTGCGCGGCGCTAGGCTGCCTCAAG GCCAAGGAGAGCATCGAGCAGCTGGTTTACCTGTGCCAAACCGACAAGGAGCCCGTGCGGGAGGCAGCCAAGCAGAGCCTGATGCTGTGCG GGGAAGATGGCAAATCAGCCCACCGGcggctggaggagaccctggacaGCCTCCCGAGGATCTTCGCGCCAGCCAGCATGGCCAGTACAGCTTTCTGA
- the RIPOR1 gene encoding rho family-interacting cell polarization regulator 1 isoform X2, with amino-acid sequence MRPIPDAVTAGEEVLSVPGPSWRDRHRMAPELSGRPSRSHSTMSLSARPQRRVLVAKINRSQSFAGVNSTADRPFRNLSPFTPTVSRKTGSRVSRMFSMSHKSPPPKVPQPNRLDEVYEALKKGLTAYLEVHQLELEKLSTQIRESKRNSRLGFLYDLDKQVKSIERFLRRLEFHASKIDELYEAYCIQRRLRDGAHNMVKAYSTGSPGSREARESLAEASKGYKEYTENMCLLESELESQLGEFHVRMKGLAGFARLCAGDQYEIFMKYGRQRWKLRGRIEVNSKQVWDSEEMVFLPLITEFLSIKVTELKSLANHVVVGNVSCETKDLFAALPQVVAVDINDLGTLKLSLEVTWNPFDKDDQPSAASSVNKASTVNKRFSTYNQSPPDTPSLREQAFYNMLRRQEELENGTAWSISSESSDDSSSPQLSGSARHAAKPIVQPEVQASAPAIEISFSQQQEEAGAGGGVPAGPALPGHSEEQGGRKKDPVANGHVPYARTLSHISEASVDASMEAKAAESPWEPSPSPEDHGAGEPDADSLPGASNSVPEGWAGQDSGPEAKPRAVVAWAETCETEAEPVASPAPSPAPAQEVCSSEVPTLAAVLAQAPAEEEPVLTPHVAASPPAVPRVKAVDSGLEEAISLLASALDDYRGQFPELQPLERELKHLEEILLHKQGVFLSRASSISLTVEHALESFSFLNTSDMEDSEGSEEDALQDERRASRARRVSRAPSAGEVGADDTGTCSGSDGSADPMSTGNEFLDKALVLHLHNCNRLLLKLGTFGPLRCHEMYALDRLLREAQVLEIVCQLTEERLEAATSAAGVVQFSTRKDGVLPLWDRCVELPNIYTCPVERFLQVLSAQYAAPVNERNPGLADAVCVKLVEDVLNRRLPRRPGGTQGEQVTIFQYWSHFESLGALVLDTYVMELAEEVLLAQNLNSDDQDVVLRALKRVPEGRLKKEGLKALSLLLVEGNSKVVSAVSAQLRSLAENPRFRQRALVCYLDQLEDEEVQTRVAGCAALGCLKAKESIEQLVYLCQTDKEPVREAAKQSLMLCGEDGKSAHRRLEETLDSLPRIFAPASMASTAF; translated from the exons GGAGGCCCTCCAGGTCGCACTCGACGATGTCGCTGTCTGCGCGCCCGCAGCGCCGAGTCCTCGTCGCCAAGATCAATAGGAGCCAGTCGTTCGCCGGAGTGAACTCGACAGCCGACCGGCCCTTCAG GAACCTCTCGCCCTTCACGCCCACCGTCTCCCGCAAGACTGGCTCCAGGGTCAGTAGGATGTTCTCAATGTCCCACAAATCCCCGCCACCCAAGGTGCCTCAGCCCAACCGCCTGGACGAGGTGTACGAAGCGCTCAAGAAGGGCTTGAC AGCCTACCTGGAGGTGCACCAGCTGGAACTGGAGAAGCTCAGCACCCAGATCCGTGAGTCCAAGAGGAATTCGCGCTTG gGCTTCCTCTACGATCTGGATAAG CAAGTGAAGTCGATTGAACGCTTTCTGCGTCGCCTGGAGTTTCATGCTAGCAAG ATCGACGAGCTCTACGAAGCCTACTGCATCCAGCGGCGGCTCCGCGATGGGGCCCACAACATGGTCAAGGCTTACAGCACGGGCTCGCCGGGCAGCCGAGAGGCACGCGAGAGCCTGGCTGAGGCCAGCAAAGGCTACAAGGAGTACACGGAG AACATGTGCCTGCTGGAGAGCGAGCTGGAGAGCCAGCTGGGGGAGTTCCACGTCCGGATGAAAG ggctggcaggTTTCGCCCGGCTCTGCGCTGGTGACCAGTACGAG aTCTTCATGAAGTATGGGCGGCAGCGGTGGAAGCTGCGGGGGCGCATCGAGGTGAACAGCAAGCAGGTGTGGGACAGCGAGGAGATGGTTTTCTTGCCTCTCATCACCGAGTTCCTCTCCATCAAG GTGACGGAGCTCAAGAGCCTGGCCAACCACGTGGTGGTGGGCAACGTGTCCTGTGAGACCAAGGACCTCTTCGCGGCTCTCCCCCAAGTGGTGGCTGTGGATATCAATGACTTGGGTACCCTCAAACTCAGCCTGGAGGTGACCTGGAA CCCCTTCGACAAGGATGACCAGCCCTCGGCAGCCAGCAGCGTCAACAAGGCCTCCACGGTGAACAAGCGCTTCTCCACCTACAACCAGAGCCCTCCCGACACGCCGTCCCTGCGGGAGCAGGCTTTCTAC AACATGCTGCGGcgccaggaggagctggagaatGGCACGGCCTGGTCCATCTCCTCCGAGTCCTCGGACGactcctccagcccccagctgtCGGGCAGCGCCCGCCACGCCGCCAAGCCCATCGTGCAGCCCGAGGTGCAGGCCTCGGCCCCTGCCATCGAGATCTCCTTCTCCCAGCAGCAAGAGGAggccggggctggcggcggTGTCCCCGCCGGGCCGGCTCTGCCAGGGCACTCAGAGGAGCAGGGTGGCCGCAAGAAGGACCCAGTGGCCAACGGGCACGTGCCCTACGCCCGGACTCTCAGCCACATCAGTGAAGCCAGCGTGGATGCGAGCATGGAGGCCAAGGCTGCGGAGAGCCCGTGGGAGCCCTCTCCCAGCCCAGAGGACCACGGCGCGGGCGAGCCAGATGCGGACTCCCTCCCTGGCGCCTCAAATTCGGTGCCagagggctgggcagggcaggacaGTGGCCCCGAGGCCAAGCCCCGTGCCGTGGTGGCGTGGGCTGAGACTTGCGAGACGGAGGCCGAGCCGGTGGCAAGCCCGGCACCCAGCCCGGCACCGGCACAGGAGGTTTGCAGCagtgaggtccccacgctggcCGCGGTGCTGGCACAAGCCCCCGCCGAAGAGGAGCCCGTCCTCACCCCACACGTGGCCGCCAGCCCCCCAGCAGTCCCACGGGTGAAGGCCGTGGACTCAGGGCTGGAGGAAGCCATCAGCCTCCTGGCCTCAGCGCTGGATGACTATCGGGGACAgttcccagagctgcagccgCTGGAACGGGAGCTCAAACACCTGGAGGAGATCCTGCTG CACAAGCAGGGTGTGTTCCTCAGCCGGGCCTCGAGCATCAGCCTCACGGTGGAGCACGCTCTGGAGAGCTTCAGCTTCCTCAACACCTCGGACATGGAGGACTCAGAGGGCTCCGAGGAGGATGCTCTCCAGGACGAGAG GAGGGCCAGCAGAGCCCGGCGTGTGAGCAGGGCCCCCAGCGCCGGTGAGGTGGGAGCAGACGACACCGGGACATGCAGTGGCTCCGACGGCAGTGCCGACCCCATGAGCACCGGCAATGAGTTTCTGGATAAGGCCCTGGTGCTTCACCTCCACAACTGCAACCGCCTGCTGCTG AAGCTGGGCACCTTCGGGCCCCTGCGGTGCCACGAGATGTACGCCCTGGACAGGCTGCTGCGGGAGGCGCAGGTGCTGGAGATCGTGTGCCAGCTGACGGAGGAGCGACTGGAAGCAGCCACCTCTGCTGCCGGAG TGGTGCAGTTCTCCACACGGAAGGATGGGGTGCTGCCCCTTTGGGACCGCTGCGTGGAGCTGCCCAACATCTACACCTGCCCCGTGGAGCGGTTCCTGCAGGTGCTCAGCGCCCAGTACGCAGCGCCCGTCAACGAGAGGAACCCGGGACTGGCTGATGCAG TGTGTGTGAAGctggtggaggatgtgctgAACCGGCGGCTGCCCCGGCGGCCCGGCGGCACCCAAGGCGAGCAGGTCACCATCTTCCAGTACTGGAGCCACTTTGAGTCCCTTGGCGCCCTGGTGCTCGACACCTACGTGATGGAGCTGGCGGAGGAAG TGCTGCTGGCGCAGAACCTCAACTCGGACGACCAGGACGTGGTGCTTCGGGCGCTGAAGCGCGTGCCCGAGGGCCGCCTGAAGAAGGAAGGGCTGAAGGCGCTGAGCCTGCTCCTCGTGGAGGGCAACAGCAAGGTGGTGAGCGCCGTGTCGGCCCAGCTCCGCAGCCTGGCAGAAAACCCCCGCTTTCGCCAGCGG GCCCTGGTGTGCtacctggaccagctggaggATGAGGAGGTGCAGACGCGCGTGGCCGGGTGCGCGGCGCTAGGCTGCCTCAAG GCCAAGGAGAGCATCGAGCAGCTGGTTTACCTGTGCCAAACCGACAAGGAGCCCGTGCGGGAGGCAGCCAAGCAGAGCCTGATGCTGTGCG GGGAAGATGGCAAATCAGCCCACCGGcggctggaggagaccctggacaGCCTCCCGAGGATCTTCGCGCCAGCCAGCATGGCCAGTACAGCTTTCTGA